From one Brachypodium distachyon strain Bd21 chromosome 4, Brachypodium_distachyon_v3.0, whole genome shotgun sequence genomic stretch:
- the LOC100838428 gene encoding transcription factor LHW isoform X1 yields the protein MAVGEALRRLCEEVGWSYAVFWKAIGAADPVHLVWEDGHCGHASCPAGSEASEVGCESGGTVCTLVRKVMASQVHVVGDGTIGRAAFTGNHQWIVHDTANDHGLRSEVAAEMNYQFRAGIQTIAIIPVLPRGVLQLGSTSVVMENTTYVLQYKKLCSQLNNRSSMVASTSAKNDLSQKVQSRSSHGLLSVYPTDNCPKAFSGSPVSYEQCYGPDATTVSSSTTANTGRNASLLKVAQRNGEAIGDHSLYGPDMRFRRQPLYCDTRVQSTMQSSVVSSGFISSTSTPAEKHSMLANDIGQLELGNVEESSETRKLLLKSLASRNPAVHENSNMPPLHGGSEVLDFLNGRGNFDFLPDGTRAVKSNFYSSNSTASEVLDQRCKSTPGVIGHKPAMPYKIPQSAQFIMRMGSPKRDSCHAAADPSSGSEVQAFTGLRTVFSQENELNIPDHVCQNLKAKEVNNSSFAVSIQGLKNLDQHKLADISSERSSSFLMDPTTGNDLFDIFGTEFHNPSHSVDGDPTWNTAKPESSDRDAPESSAYFDTPQAFGALEDEFPFSGIFSLTDSDQLLDAVISSVNPGGKQISCDSASCKTSLTDMPSSSYCGSKEMKQQESSGALPLLVKNELAVSNFVKEPCFLEKTEDGCLSQNTGMHKSQIRLWIESGQNMKCESASASNSKGHDTPNKANRKRSRPGESSKPRPKDRQLIQDRIKELRELVPNGGKCSIDALLEKTIKHMVFLQSVTKHADNLKDSNETKILGGENGPLWKDYFEGGATWAFNVGSQSMTCPIIVEDLDRPRQMLVEMICEDRGIFLEIADFIKGLGLTILRGVMEARKNKIWARFTVEANRDVTRMEIFLSLVRLLEPSCDGGGSGENPDNVKMPLGIAQHQIIPATGHLR from the exons ATGGCGGTGGGGGAGGCGCTGCGGCGGCTGTGCGAGGAGGTCGGGTGGTCGTACGCCGTCTTCTGGAAGgccatcggcgccgccgaccccgt GCATCTTGTGTGGGAGGATGGCCATTGTGGCCACGCATCATGTCCAGCTGGATCTGAGGCTTCTGAGGTTGGGTGCGAATCAGGTGGCACCGTGTGCACTCTTGTTAGGAAGGTTATGGCATCACAGGTTCATGTTGTTGGAGATGG CACCATTGGTCGTGCTGCTTTTACTGGGAACCATCAATGGATTGTCCATGATACTGCCAATGATCACGGGCTCAGATCCGAG GTTGCTGCTGAAATGAATTATCAGTTCAGAGCTGGCATTCAG ACTATTGCAATAATCCCTGTGTTACCACGTGGTGTACTACAGCTTGGCTCTACTAGTGTG GTTATGGAGAATACAACTTATGTGCTTCAGTATAAGAAGCTGTGTTCTCAGCTAAACAATCGATCAAGTATGGTTGCATCTACTTCAGCGAAAAATGATTTGAGCCAGAAGGTCCAGTCACGCTCTTCACATGGTCTTCTGAGTGTCTACCCTACAGATAATTGCCCAAAAGCATTTAGTGGTTCCCCGGTGTCTTATGAACAGTGCTATGGTCCTGATGCGACAACCGTGTCAAGTAGTACAACAGCAAACACAGGAAGGAATGCTTCCTTGCTTAAGGTCGCACAGAGAAATGGTGAAGCTATTGGCGATCACAGTCTATATGGTCCTGATATGAGATTCAGACGGCAACCTCTTTACTGTGACACGAGAGTTCAAAGTACCATGCAAAGCAGTGTCGTGAGCTCAGGTTTTATCTCTTCTACCTCAACACCAGCAGAAAAGCATTCAATGTTGGCGAATGACATTGGACAATTAGAACTGGGAAACGTGGAAGAGTCATCAGAGACCCGAAAGCTTCTGTTAAAATCTCTTGCAAGCCGGAACCCTGCTGTCCATGAAAATTCAAACATGCCTCCGTTGCATGGAGGGAGTGAGGTCCTTGATTTTCTAAACGGTCGTGGAAATTTTGATTTTCTCCCTGACGGTACTAGAGCAGTCAAGTCTAACTTCTATAGCAGCAACAGCACAGCAAGTGAAGTATTAGACCAAAGATGTAAGTCTACTCCTGGGGTGATAGGACACAAACCAGCTATGCCATATAAAATCCCTCAATCTGCGCAATTCATTATGAGAATGGGGAGTCCCAAAAGAGACTCATGTCATGCTGCTGCAGATCCATCCTCTGGCTCCGAAGTTCAAGCATTTACTGGATTGAGAACAGTCTTTTCTCAGGAGAATGAACTAAATATTCCGGATCATGTTTGCCAAAACCTAAAGGCTAAAGAAGTAAATAACTCCAGTTTTGCTGTAAGCATACAAGGTCTGAAGAATTTAGATCAACACAAGCTCGCTGACATTTCAAGTGAGCGATCTTCCTCATTTCTTATGGATCCGACTACAGGAAATGATTTGTTTGATATATTTGGTACTGAATTTCATAATCCGAGTCACAGTGTGGATGGCGATCCGACCTGGAACACTGCAAAACCAGAGAGTTCTGACAGAGATGCACCTGAGTCCTCAGCTTATTTTGATACACCTCAAGCATTTGGTGCACTGGAGGACGAGTTCCCTTTTTCTGGGATCTTCTCACTAACTGATAGTGACCAACTATTGGATGCAGTTATCTCCAGTGTCAATCCCGGTGGCAAGCAGATCTCTTGTGACAGTGCCTCTTGCAAGACTTCTTTGACAGACATGCCTAGCAGCTCTTATTGCGGCTCAAAAGAAATGAAGCAACAAGAATCATCTGGTGCTCTTCCTTTGCTGGTCAAGAATGAGTTGGCTGTTTCAAATTTTGTTAAAGAACCATGTTTTCTAGAGAAGACTGAGGATGGTTGTCTTTCCCAGAATACTGGAATGCACAAATCTCAGATACGCCTTTGGATTGAGAGTGGACAGAATATGAAATGTGAAAGCGCGTCAGCTTCAAACAGCAAAGGCCATGATACACCAAACAAGGCAAACCGGAAGAGATCTCGACCAGGAGAGAGTTCTAAGCCCCGACCAAAGGACCGTCAGCTTATCCAGGATCGTATAAAGGAGCTCCGGGAACTTGTACCTAATGGGGGAAAG TGTAGCATTGATGCTTTGTTGGAGAAGACCATCAAGCACATGGTTTTCTTGCAGAGTGTGACAAAGCATGCTGACAACCTCAAGGATTCTAACGAAACTAAG ATACTTGGCGGTGAGAATGGTCCTCTTTGGAAAGACTACTTTGAGGGTGGTGCGACTTGGGCTTTCAATGTTGGCAGTCAATCCATGACATGCCCAATCATTGTTGAGGATCTTGACCGGCCTCGTCAAATGCTCGTGGAG ATGATTTGTGAGGACAGAGGTATCTTCCTGGAGATAGCTGACTTCATAAAAGGGCTTGGATTGACCATCTTGAGGGGTGTGATGGAAGCACGCAAAAATAAGATCTGGGCACGGTTCACTGTTGAG GCCAACAGGGATGTGACTAGAATGGAGATTTTTCTCTCGCTTGTGCGCTTGTTGGAACCCAGTTGTGATGGCGGCGGATCAGGAGAGAATCCTGATAATGTAAAAATGCCTCTTGGGATTGCGCAACACCAGATTATCCCAGCAACAGGGCATCTTAGATGA
- the LOC100838428 gene encoding transcription factor LHW isoform X2 has protein sequence MAVGEALRRLCEEVGWSYAVFWKAIGAADPVHLVWEDGHCGHASCPAGSEASEVGCESGGTVCTLVRKVMASQVHVVGDGTIGRAAFTGNHQWIVHDTANDHGLRSEVAAEMNYQFRAGIQTIAIIPVLPRGVLQLGSTSVVMENTTYVLQYKKLCSQLNNRSSMVASTSAKNDLSQKVQSRSSHGLLSVYPTDNCPKAFSGSPVSYEQCYGPDATTVSSSTTANTGRNASLLKVAQRNGEAIGDHSLYGPDMRFRRQPLYCDTRVQSTMQSSVVSSGFISSTSTPAEKHSMLANDIGQLELGNVEESSETRKLLLKSLASRNPAVHENSNMPPLHGGSEVLDFLNGRGNFDFLPDGTRAVKSNFYSSNSTASEVLDQRCKSTPGVIGHKPAMPYKIPQSAQFIMRMGSPKRDSCHAAADPSSGSEVQAFTGLRTVFSQENELNIPDHVCQNLKAKEVNNSSFAVSIQGLKNLDQHKLADISSERSSSFLMDPTTGNDLFDIFGTEFHNPSHSVDGDPTWNTAKPESSDRDAPESSAYFDTPQAFGALEDEFPFSGIFSLTDSDQLLDAVISSVNPGGKQISCDSASCKTSLTDMPSSSYCGSKEMKQQESSGALPLLVKNELAVSNFVKEPCFLEKTEDGCLSQNTGMHKSQIRLWIESGQNMKCESASASNSKGHDTPNKANRKRSRPGESSKPRPKDRQLIQDRIKELRELVPNGGKH, from the exons ATGGCGGTGGGGGAGGCGCTGCGGCGGCTGTGCGAGGAGGTCGGGTGGTCGTACGCCGTCTTCTGGAAGgccatcggcgccgccgaccccgt GCATCTTGTGTGGGAGGATGGCCATTGTGGCCACGCATCATGTCCAGCTGGATCTGAGGCTTCTGAGGTTGGGTGCGAATCAGGTGGCACCGTGTGCACTCTTGTTAGGAAGGTTATGGCATCACAGGTTCATGTTGTTGGAGATGG CACCATTGGTCGTGCTGCTTTTACTGGGAACCATCAATGGATTGTCCATGATACTGCCAATGATCACGGGCTCAGATCCGAG GTTGCTGCTGAAATGAATTATCAGTTCAGAGCTGGCATTCAG ACTATTGCAATAATCCCTGTGTTACCACGTGGTGTACTACAGCTTGGCTCTACTAGTGTG GTTATGGAGAATACAACTTATGTGCTTCAGTATAAGAAGCTGTGTTCTCAGCTAAACAATCGATCAAGTATGGTTGCATCTACTTCAGCGAAAAATGATTTGAGCCAGAAGGTCCAGTCACGCTCTTCACATGGTCTTCTGAGTGTCTACCCTACAGATAATTGCCCAAAAGCATTTAGTGGTTCCCCGGTGTCTTATGAACAGTGCTATGGTCCTGATGCGACAACCGTGTCAAGTAGTACAACAGCAAACACAGGAAGGAATGCTTCCTTGCTTAAGGTCGCACAGAGAAATGGTGAAGCTATTGGCGATCACAGTCTATATGGTCCTGATATGAGATTCAGACGGCAACCTCTTTACTGTGACACGAGAGTTCAAAGTACCATGCAAAGCAGTGTCGTGAGCTCAGGTTTTATCTCTTCTACCTCAACACCAGCAGAAAAGCATTCAATGTTGGCGAATGACATTGGACAATTAGAACTGGGAAACGTGGAAGAGTCATCAGAGACCCGAAAGCTTCTGTTAAAATCTCTTGCAAGCCGGAACCCTGCTGTCCATGAAAATTCAAACATGCCTCCGTTGCATGGAGGGAGTGAGGTCCTTGATTTTCTAAACGGTCGTGGAAATTTTGATTTTCTCCCTGACGGTACTAGAGCAGTCAAGTCTAACTTCTATAGCAGCAACAGCACAGCAAGTGAAGTATTAGACCAAAGATGTAAGTCTACTCCTGGGGTGATAGGACACAAACCAGCTATGCCATATAAAATCCCTCAATCTGCGCAATTCATTATGAGAATGGGGAGTCCCAAAAGAGACTCATGTCATGCTGCTGCAGATCCATCCTCTGGCTCCGAAGTTCAAGCATTTACTGGATTGAGAACAGTCTTTTCTCAGGAGAATGAACTAAATATTCCGGATCATGTTTGCCAAAACCTAAAGGCTAAAGAAGTAAATAACTCCAGTTTTGCTGTAAGCATACAAGGTCTGAAGAATTTAGATCAACACAAGCTCGCTGACATTTCAAGTGAGCGATCTTCCTCATTTCTTATGGATCCGACTACAGGAAATGATTTGTTTGATATATTTGGTACTGAATTTCATAATCCGAGTCACAGTGTGGATGGCGATCCGACCTGGAACACTGCAAAACCAGAGAGTTCTGACAGAGATGCACCTGAGTCCTCAGCTTATTTTGATACACCTCAAGCATTTGGTGCACTGGAGGACGAGTTCCCTTTTTCTGGGATCTTCTCACTAACTGATAGTGACCAACTATTGGATGCAGTTATCTCCAGTGTCAATCCCGGTGGCAAGCAGATCTCTTGTGACAGTGCCTCTTGCAAGACTTCTTTGACAGACATGCCTAGCAGCTCTTATTGCGGCTCAAAAGAAATGAAGCAACAAGAATCATCTGGTGCTCTTCCTTTGCTGGTCAAGAATGAGTTGGCTGTTTCAAATTTTGTTAAAGAACCATGTTTTCTAGAGAAGACTGAGGATGGTTGTCTTTCCCAGAATACTGGAATGCACAAATCTCAGATACGCCTTTGGATTGAGAGTGGACAGAATATGAAATGTGAAAGCGCGTCAGCTTCAAACAGCAAAGGCCATGATACACCAAACAAGGCAAACCGGAAGAGATCTCGACCAGGAGAGAGTTCTAAGCCCCGACCAAAGGACCGTCAGCTTATCCAGGATCGTATAAAGGAGCTCCGGGAACTTGTACCTAATGGGGGAAAG CATTGA
- the LOC104585181 gene encoding formin-like protein 3: MADCSALAAEQDDLHRRWLPREIFADIGIPDAAPPAAAVEDAAAHFTGKIAAVQGPPPPPPPPPPGIFSYPGPQPQVCGLQAMACLPPYAYATGPPPPPPPCPWPLVYCPLQWQMPVVPSVFLGDPRYNYPAPPLGGAGVGTGVFLPRAGAGYQHLQHKAAPAASPAPATDGRLLEKKNKNKKQRQQQEQQGKEEEEQRSQQEEEDHEAAAEVLLALPQEWTY; this comes from the exons ATGGCGGACTGCTccgcgctggcggcggagcaggacGACCTGCACCGGCGGTGGCTGCCGCGGGAGATCTTCGCCGACATTGGCATCCCCgacgccgccccgcccgccgccgccgtcgaggacGCCGCGGCGCACTTCACCGGCAAGATTGCCGCCGTCCAggggcctccgcctccgcccccgcccccgccgccggggaTCTTCTCCTACCCCGGCCCCCAGCCCCAG GTCTGCGGGCTGCAAGCAATGGCTTGTCTGCCGCCGTACGCGTACGCTActggcccgccgccgccgccgccgccatgcccATGGCCGCTGGTCTACTGTCCGCTCCAATGGCAG atgccGGTCGTGCCCTCCGTGTTCCTGGGCGACCCGAGGTACAATTACCCGGCCCCGCCgctgggcggcgccggcgtcggcacCGGCGTGTTCCTGCCGCGCGCCGGTGCGGGCTACCAGCACCTGCAGCAcaaggcggcgccggcggcatctccggctccggcaacAG ATGGGAGACTGctagagaagaagaacaagaacaagaagcagAGGCAGCAACAGGAACAACAaggcaaagaagaagaggagcagaGATctcagcaggaggaggaggatcatGAGGCCGCCGCGGAGGTGCTGCTGGCGCTGCCGCAGGAGTGGACATACTGA